The Haliotis asinina isolate JCU_RB_2024 chromosome 3, JCU_Hal_asi_v2, whole genome shotgun sequence genome segment GAGAGATCCTTGTAATGTGAACATCTCGTTAAATCTGTTGATCACAGGCAAGTGCTGAGCGAGTGATGATTATCACAGGACCCAACATGGGAGGCAAGAGTTCCTACATCCGACAAGTGGCACTGATTTCCATCATGGCTCAGATTGGGTCGTTTGTTCCAGCCGACAGAGTCAAACTGGGTGTGCTGGATGCTATATATACAAGGTAGGCCTGCAGGGATTTCATATAGCCAGCCAAGAAACTAGTGCATCATCAGACATGATCTAGATTTGAGAGTTGCAAGGATTGTTGAGGCATTATCAGATCATGTTCAACAGAGGTATTTAAGCTGGTTGGTTTTCTGTTAACGCCACAATCAGctctattccagctgtatggtgtcagtctgtaattaatggacaatccagtgatcaaacttATGATACACAGTTACATTCACAGGCTGCCAATGATGTGTGTGGAGATTGGGTGTGGCCAACTCATGATAGCCTTTCTCAAGActgatctacacagctgggatacaatgatatctatcttacctcacacataaatgtcgttttctgactggctaagcgcatttctgttattttcagtgtacccctcTTACAAGCGAGGTATATTGCAATGTACCCTGCTGCCAATGACAGCTCATTCAGTTCTTTGTGGTAGTACTTCCTGGGTCCTAGTCAAAAGGGCTGCATGACTATAGGGCCGCAAAACAGAAAAGTCAAAGGACCGCaagaaagtcaaaagggccgcAAACCTCTAGTCAATGGGGCCGCatcaaaaagtcaaaagggacacatataaataaaataataataacatcttttttcaaaattgttgtaGCAAAAGATTTCTACATCTGCtcaatgtatattttgtgcatACTAGTCTTATTCTTaatagatatttttttcaatattagaaataaaataatgacaaacaatagattatgtaatgaatatatatttcttttcagtatCAAAACACTTCCCATGTATGattatgataaatataatatctTTAAGAGTGGTACCAAAATGTTCCAGTAAGAAACTAAAATATTGCACAAAAACTCATGTACCCGTACTCAATATATTCGTTTTATGCCATTGTTGTGTTTTGACTATAGGTGAGTTGTCACTAATCCCTTGGATGGCTTGTTTATTCATCTGTACGATGTACATTTTGTTCATACTAGTCCTGTTTTCAATATTAGTAAGAAAATTGTGACAAACATTAGATCTATGTAATggttatacaaagtcactttCACACTCAGCTGGTCCTGTCTGTCTTGAACACAAGCACAGCAGTTCCATTGGGCTGATGTCTCCATTCTTAAAGAGCCTCCAGGCagcaaaaacagcaaaaaaagatgttattattgttattttactTATATGTGGCCCTTTTTACCAGGAGTCTgaggcccttttgactttttgatGCAGTTTTTTTTACTTTTCTGTTTTGCTGCCCTTTTGTCATGCGGCCCTTTTGACTTGTTACCATACTTCcttatcttgaataacattcaatcatgcatgatgcacagaaattaccaatgttttgcgaatgcaaatggATGAAagagagataactctaaatttgttatcTTTGTTTCGTCGGCAAAATCAATGGATGGCTACAAAAGATTTCCcttgcattccaataaataaattttgacaaaacattcaaatgtagtccctatGAATGTTAAGAAAGGGAAATACCCTGCAATGATTTTACTAAGACAAGACCTGTGGTAAAAACAGCAAGATACAAGATTTGAATTGTtcgattcacacaggttggctaaAGGTTATgctccgatacccatgcttcaaacagtccAGAATTAAGATTGAGGTGTTCGgacagataaatacgttgttcaatgGTCCATCGGGGCCCATGAGTTGATGTACTCTCGATGTTTGTCTATGTTCCCTTTGGGAACAtaaacattgagggtacatcaacccatgtcccctttgtgacaagtgaacaagtATAAGGCAAGAGGAGGTTGCTATATAAAGAATTCTCCTTAGACTTGCTttgcagcaatgtcataacattgtcagggcattgtacaagaTCTAACGTCAAAACGATATCacatgatctcacacaagcaagATCTCCTGTGgatgttttggatgataaattgtGACGTAAGAAAGAGATACGGAAAAACATCACCAAACATAATAGTGTCTGAGACAAAATGTGAGATAAGCTTGGGTGCAGTTAGTTGATCTGTCTTATTCTTGCAGTGGAATAATATCACTGGAATAACAACTCACTTGATGTATTTTATACATAAATTTCATGTATATATCATCATATGCAGTAAGGGTGAAGGTTAGTGTTTTGATGCTTGCTTGCATCATTCCAAAGAATGATAAAAGTTTGTACTTGTTATTAGCCATAAACATACTCAGtattacagaataaacaaagggCATATGGGCACAGCATGAGTATGATATGTTTGTGTGGTCTTTTCATGATAAACTGTTGGGTGGTATCTGTTCAGGCAATATTAAATTGTCATCAGTCCAGACTTGTACCAGCACACCCATGAACACATACTCTTGTGATAATTCACACACAATTTCTCCACACCTTTCAAACAAATGACAAGACTTTTCTCGTACACTGTAGAATGGGTGCAGCTGATGAGATCTTCAAGGGGCGCAGCACCTTCATGGTGGAACTGGAGGAAGCGTCTGACATCATGGCTCACGCCACGGAGAGGTCTCTTGTCATCATGGACGAACTTGGCAGAGGGACGTCCACCCATGATGGAGTGGCTATTGCCTATGCCACCCTCAACTTCTTTATCAAAGAGGTAGGTGTGTCACAGTTGTCAtagatatttgtatttgtaaatgttacaaaaatgcCGGGAATGGTGACATATGTAATAATGTTTAAACATAATACTTGTCAGAGTATGTTTTAGCAAAATTATAAATTCATTGGTGGCAACAATGGAAGGTAAAACCATTTCCGATATTCCCTGCAATATgcttgaaaattgctaaaagtcttcactcactcacttgaaagaAAGTGTTCAATTTATGAAACAACATATGAGAAATTAACTGACTTGGTTCTCTCAGTCCCAGGGGATAGATCACAAGAGGTCCGTAGCGGGTTGTAGGAGGGAAATAAATGAATCGCTGGATGGTGACATGTCATACACTTATTCATGGGGCGATGTGTCAGCACAGCCTCTGCTTTGTCATGTTCAAAgtctgtatatatacatgatgtaccTGCACTATCGCAGACATTCTAGACTAAAGCAACAATCACTTATTCAATGCTCTTATGTTGACTTTAGGTGAAGAACTTGACTCTTTTCGTAACCCACTACCCAATGTTGTCGGAGTTTGAGAGCATGTATCCTGACATCGTTGGCAACTACCACATGTCCTTCCTGCTCCATGAAGATGATGGTGGGTACAGTGGTATGCAAGTATGGATGGGGTGGTCGGTTggttggggtggtggggtattCTCATGGCTAAGGCTTTCACTCGTCACATTGAAGTCCCGGTTTGacttcccacatgggcacaatgtgtgaaactcatttctggtgtcccctgtcatgatattgctggaatattgctgaaattggcGGAAAACTGTTCTCAGTCAGTcattagttggttggttggtgaacaccacactcatcaatattccagctgtttggCAGTGGCCAGTAAATAATTGTGTtaggaccagataatccagtggtcaacatcaatGTACGCAACTGCAATACGATGGcatgtcaaccgagtcagcaaacctgaccacccagtcacATTTGTCTCCTCCTACAAGAAGCATGGGTAACTGCAGACCAGTTCCAACAGGGTTCTTCTTGGGTACATTTGGTGTGGGTACCATGATACCCCATTTGGGGGACATGAAGACAAACTTTGCATGTTCACAAAGTTGACAGGGGCTGAATGTGTATCATCCTTCCACAACAGGTGGGACAGTGTTAATACAACTGTATACCTTAGACAGGACTCATTTGGTAaaaaataatcatgatgatctacctttaaTGGGAACTTTGCGTAATTTCTAAATTGTATCATTCATGTAGTCCTCCATGTGATTATTTCCTATAGATGAAGATGACAGTAATGTGATCACGTTCCTCTACCAACTGGTGCGTGGGGTTGCTGCCAAGAGCTATGGACTGAACGTGGCCAGGCTAGCAGACGTAGCAACAGAAATCATCAAACTGGCCACTGAGAAGTCATCAGAGTTTGAACAGAATGTCCTTCACAAAAGGTTAGACCAGTTTACAGAATCATCACTTTCAGGAGGACACTTCCTCAGAGATTCTTGAGAATCAATATGATATGAACATTATGTCTTCTCACAGATCACGTGATGACCGATACATGTTCAGTGTTATTGCTATTTTCATGGAATGTGTAACAGAAGTAATTATTTTGTCAAATGTGTCCTGATTGATCGTATAAAGTTTAACAtgatgtttttcagaaaaacaaTGCAGCTGTTGCGCTCCTGCTTTGGAAACGAACCTGACATACTGCAAGCCGTGAAAAACCCTTGCAACACAGATGTTTGACGTCAGATCGATTTATCAAATCCACAAGCAAAATTCACATTCATACTCTAAAACCTGCATATGGAATATGTTCAAGCATACAGCAGGCATTGACAGTTGCAAGTGCCTTTACCAGTCCTGAGTAGCAGCAAGGCCATGATATTGCCCTTCCTTGTCCTTTTCAGTACGTCCTCAGTCACCCGGTGTATTTTCATCATCCTGATATGATAAATACCCTGGCCCATTTGCTGCCACAGCTTTGATTCCTGTGAATTTACAAAAGTCATcagcccatacttgtcgtaaaaggtggctatcaggatcaggtgatcaggcttcTTGACGTTAAACAGCTaaacaaaagaacaaaatgATCCCAACTTGAAAGACACACTGCTAAAGCAAAGCCATTCAACCAACTAACTCAGAGGGAGAAATTAGAGGTAAAGGTGTCACTCCTTCATCTGTGGCAGGGAATGGGCTTAGGGTAGATATGTGAACAGCATTGTAATAATATACCTTTGATAGTCGAGGATGAGTACAGGATGTCTGCATGTCATTCCCTCCAACCACCTGATCACAGAACAGTGGAGTGAAATAAAGTAATgtacagaatatattttggataACTATTATCTTGTTCTTCCTTGCCTTTTAGGGTTGAATTGCTTCCATGGCATAGTGGCTAGAGTGTGTGACCATAACAGAGTAGGTTTGACCCCATGGCCATGTCAGACCTGAAGGTGAtgcttgttgttaccctgcctggtgcCTTAGAGAATTAAACAAAGACTCCTTGTCACAGAGTCATAATTTTTTAAGCATCCTTGTTAAACTACAACATAGTATTTCTGTGGGCCTTCACCAGAAAAACAGCTGAAGTCTGTGCTGGTACAAACAGCAACACATGCGAATGTAGGTCACTTGAAATAATCTCGAACACTGTGTTGAACCCCACGTCACATTTTTATACGGTTGATATGTGAAAACTTCCTCACCGTCAAGGTACAGTGACATCACTGAGATTCCAACAGACAACAAGCAGTTACTTGCAAGTGTCTTGAACCCAGGTCACTGTTTACAGTAATATTGTGGATCCATGTGAATACTTTTCTGGTCTGCCCAGAACTGTTTTGACTTTTGCCCACGGAGGCTATTGAGTTAAAGGAAGGAAAGCTGGATTTCCCACAGGCTCCAAATCTCCCACGTCAATGGAACTCCTATAATtaatgcaatataaaacaagAATGCCAACTCCACTGATAGGCAGAGATCAATCTGTGAACCATCCTTCAATCTCTGCCACAGCTCATCTCCCAAATTTacatgaaacacaaacacaaacagttttctttttaaaatacatttattcgaTCATAATCAAAGAATGGGGACGAAATATTGTTGATAAACATTAAACCTATGCATGGTCTTCATACAAAATAATCAAAAGCATCAATGAAAGGCAACAGATTACTTAGTAATcggtatatttttattattttgtaacAAAAAATAACTTGTTCCCAAAGGGATGATGTATAAAAATATGATCACAGATGCATGAATTTCTGTTCATTAAACATGTatgtacacaaccctgtgaCAAGATGATGAACACAATCACATCAATATGTAATCTTAAAAGGATTTCTCACACTAAAATACTGtcagaaataacaaaaaaacactCTGTGTTTTTGCTGCTACCATGCATTCCTAACATTTACACACCTGCAAACATGTTGAAATGACCCACATCAGCCTGATCATGACTGGGCATTCAGTGAGATGCGAAAAACAATATATCAGACTGTAGTTGGCAATGAGGTcactcagccaggtatgacgacAGACTGTCGACTCAACTGGGATGGAATACATGTGCTGCCTACGGGCACAAAGTTCCATCTCAAAGATACTTTATGCCTTTCCATCTGTgctgaatatgtctcatctgttgattaacatcttacgtGTCTTTTTTTAATGAagtttatgttgagatatgtaaaAGTGTATGATACCCTTAGAAAAGCTCAATTCCATgttattaaatgtctcaaaccATTTAGTTGGCACGACCACCCGATGATCAACAGAACTGGATATTTCTTGTAAATTCTTATGACATACCGTTTGCTTCCCCAGTTTAATCCTCTAAAGGATTATCTTATCTCAGCTGATATCTCTATGCCCCAGCCAGACCCCAACCACCATCTGTGACACCCTGTCCTGACGCATCTTTTGAGACAATGCCGCCTACCTGTTTCTTTATACAGTGATAATGAGACTCCTTGGTAGCTACATCCTCAATAGTTTCTGCACTAAAATTTTACTTTTTGCACCAGCTATTGTATATAATAAAGCTTTTATTTCGGAAtgggcatttaaaaagtgtcatttgcaacaaaatatcatcgcacactaatttgcattaagtcatggtctgttccaaataaattGCTTTGGAAAAAACAAATCCCTCATTTTTGCATTCATCTCTCCTCAGTAAATTCCTTTTTGTACGTTATCTATCTCCAAACCACTCAGACTGTAGTAAGGCCGAACTTTGTTTAATagatatttcacattttcacatagTAACTACATCAATTGTCAAATGCAAAATTATCAAACGCAAAAAAACAGTTGTTTTTCACTCTATTTCCTACAGTACTTTAGTTCCACAACAACAAACTGAGGTACAGTAATTGTTTGTTGTGGCTGAAGCAACACATACAACCAATCTTGTATACAACTTACAAGAGTTAACAACCAAGAATGATTTTGAAgtaaaacaagacaaaaatggCATTTGCCTGTATGGTAAAGTTTTAAAGCTACATTACAAGTACACCACTTTAAGATGCATGTAACTattcagggatgagaatggaaattttcatttacagctgaaaactagtCGGGGGTCTGGGGGCCACCGGCCCCCAGCCAGGTCCAGGGCGGAGCCTGGTCGGGGGCCCAGGGGGGCGACGGCCCCAGGAAGCTCctgggattttggcattttacacactaaatggggcttctaaaatcaatattaacactgtatatatatttagacgtttcagaaaaatgaccctggggatgtaaaaaaacgcggatttccgcggatccgcggaaatttcTCATCCCTGAACTATTTAAAAAGAATTTTTCTTGCATATAAAGTGATGATgacattgaaataaatattcTATATTAGATAAAACTGTAAAGATGACCGAGATCAATTGTTCACTTTAGCCAAGGCTGAAATACGACTGTTGGTCATGATTACATATTtgaagaaacaaaaacatttgatgtcaaGGAACTTGACTCCTTCATCATCAAGACTCACAACACAATTGGACCTTGTGTAAACAGAACACTTTCAAACACAACCATATAGACCCAATTTCTACCTAGTAAACAAATTTTAGTTTGCCGActgatcagtctaagtaaacttagtctcagtgttattcattaCACTTCTGCACTGAGTCATAACAAACCTGTGTAGGAGGTCACATCTGGTAACCCTTGAGTGCTCTATGACCCAATCAAACACAAGATGGCCAACCAGATGTAACAAATCAGACAACAGCTTAGATATTATTCTCACTTAGCATACTAAGTTTTACagccaagactgtaactgccagatatcttgtggtgttggttgaccgcgaccatacttgCATTTTAcgtccaagactgtaactgacCGATGTCACTTGGTGTGAGTTGAACTGCAACTCATCGAGGGGGATCAGCTTATGCATTTTGATGCTGATTTTAGGGGTCAAGTTAGAGGGTCGGCTTATACAGAGTAATATATCGTACTATTTAGATTTCGTCAAGACTTACAAAATTCCCCAGTCACTGACTATGATCCCTcaaaaaacaaaaatctgcacaaagcacagatatttgacctgcagtagaTACGCTTTGGGCTTACTATTGACatagttaccattagctaatatttcctctaatttcagtgactgtttactcactgttgacagtgctgTAGCATGATATATGTGCTTCATCCAGAAGTGATCGTATGAAAAATAGAATTAGGACTCATTCAgatacaaaccttttcgaggtaAAAAGCTCAAAGgcatgtgtgaatgtccactttcacgatttggaaacgctgtgttctgattggtttatCTCAAAGGTTATCTGACACAACCTCCTACTAGGATTTGTAACgcataatactgagactaagtttacttggcTTGCAGAATGATCAGTTGTCATCTTGAAAAagcaaatttaaaaaaacatcagcTAGCCTACAAGTCTGGATAGCAAAACATCCAAAGGTCTGACGTGACTTCAAATCGTAGTCTCAGCTTTGTTCCTACTCAAGTTCCTAGACTGAGAGTTTGAGGACAGTCACAACAGGGACTACTATCGTATAGCACATATTTCTCTGACCCAACGTCCTGTTTCCAGTAGCTAGAAGCAAGGGACAAGTTCATCCAGCTCATAAAATTACATACACTCATATCAACATGTTACTCACAGAATCCATATTGTGGAAGACAATAAGTTGTCCTTCCAAGACATCAGTTCGTCTCATGATTACGAGACAAGAGAACCTATTGAACCCATGGCCCCCAAAACAGGTGAAAGCTGTATCATGACCTAATATCAATACACTGATATCATTATGAATCATCACAGTCCCAGTTTGTGTGGCACTCAAATAAGACTAGCTGGAATACATACCGGTTAATATGAAGCTGTATCGTCAAAACAGAGATGAGTAATACAGGATAAATACAAAAGCTTTTTCAAAACTTTCTCACACTACACAGAAGCAGATTCATCTATCTCTCACCTTGACCCGTTCTCCCTCCTCTCATTAGCTGGTGCAGCATGTACAGAGGTGCCAGTAAAGCATCAACGTAGACGAGGTCAAGGTCGTCCTTGAAGGCATAGAATCAAAAGGACATGTTTTGATGTACATTTCTTCATCAACCATGTACATCTGTATCCAAGGTAGTGATTACTAGGGGCAATGGTCCTCCCAGTCAGAAGCTACCTGCACTCAGGACCTGTGTCCTTGGGGAACTGAAGGAGGTAAAGTGGAACATACCAATCATGCAAAACAAAACGAGAGTATAAAAATACCGCATCTGAATATCTATACCTTGAGCTATTATCATTGTATATTACTTATATGTCACACATGTTCTACCAAATATCTCAGCTTCACATCTTTACTTCAGAAAATCTGCCATGTGTTTATTAACTTGTTCCGGAGTGTCCATCATGACCCAGTGACTAGCTTCCTCTATGTATTTGACTGTGTGATTCTCTACAACAGaattagcagcagcagcaagacCAGTCTCCAAGGCAACATCCTTGCAGCCCCAGATGGTCAGCACCGGGCAGGAGACCTTTGGAAGCTTCTTAGCTGGGAACCGTGTTGTAGCTCTATAGTAATTGATGGCACAAGTTGCAGCACCTGGAAAAAAAATATGGGGTACATGTCGATACAGGGTATACAATGTTATGTTATgtagtgttgggaaatggttgaaatctcacaattgatgaCTGCTTCACTACCGACGAGCAATCATTGAAAAAATTGGTTAACATCATTTTTTAGATTTTCCTTTTCAGGTTGTCTATGCAGACAAGTATAAACAAAAAATCGTTTGGTTATATactgttttttgtttcatttagaaaCAGCACAAATTTCCACATCCAGTGATCACAAATACAGTCAAATCCCGATGAATTGAATCACTGGGGACAAAGTAATATATTCAACTTATCGATGTATTCAAGACATAGGTATGTCTATGAGGGTAGAAAAAATTGTTGGGACTGACAGGTATTTAGGGCTAAACATAATATTCGAGACACCGGCATTTGACTCACTGGGATTCAACTGTGTATCATGGAGAAATACTCCTCAGTTTTTGCAGAATATGCCATCCTGACTTTTCAGCAAGCGAAGTAAGTTTTCTAAGAATAAAAGATGATTTCAGGCCCCAACaatttctaaaatatgtttcatcatcaagtgtttcaaacacttaaaCAGTAGTTCCAAATCTGTTTatgttcgattatgagaaaaatGTGATCAATTGCTTGGTCAACTGGTAATGGCAACCAAGCcttgattatttcaatcaatcagaACACCACTAGTGAAATGATCATATGAAAACTGCATAAGTTAAGTTGTCCACTGTTCAGTAAACTCACCATTACTCTAGGTAAGTGCCACTGTACAATACAACCTTACCACCAAGACAGTCATCAagtctatgttgaagtatgtGGCTTACAATCACCCTACTGCTAacgttgttttgtacaacagcacccaggAATAGAGTCATTTCTGTGGCCTTGGAATCAAGTCCTCTTCTAACTGTCAAAATATAAGTCCAAGATGTGTCCTTCTATTATATTGGAGTATTAAGCTCTATACAGTAATTACCTGGTCTGGAGAAAGCGTATTTATAGGCTTCAATATCCTCAGCGCTACATTTTCCTGAGGTGACCCCACCCTGACGCCCTGTGAAGATTCTTTCTATGGCTTTCAGGTCATTCACTTTCAGCATCAACTCAGGGAGACACGGAACTTGGAAGAAGAACATATACCTGAATAAAAAACATGAAGCCAAATATTCACAACACCACATACTTCAGCTAAACTGCAACTGTAAATGTAAAGTATACTGTACTAAATATCAAAAGCTAGAATCTATTTCCACTCATAACAACATATGCTCCCCCTTCCTCCCACCCTCTTACTGGTTGACAATATGTTCTCCCTTCCTCCCACCCTCTTACTGGTTGACAATATGTCCCCCCTTCCTCCCACCCTCTTACTGGTTGACAATATGTTCCCCCTTCCTCCCACCCTCTTACTGGTAGACAATATGCTCCCCCTTCCTCCCACCCTCTTACTGGTTGACAATATGTTCCCCTTCCTCCCACCCTCTTACTGGTTGACAATATGTTCCCCCTTCCTCCCTCCCTCTTACTGGTTGACAATCAGTTCCCCATTCCTCCCACCCTCTTACTGGTTGACAATATGTTCCCCCTTCCTCCCACTCTCTTACTGGTTGACAAATAAGTTTCAACAAACGGCTTGGCAAATGTCACTAACAGtaataacaaaatcatacatGCACAGAGTCTATGGCATGATGTCTAACTGAAATGGAAAGTAATGACATTTGAAAGCacaattttttttaatgtttcacTAACAAAAACATGTCTCCTCAGTATTCTTATTCATTAGTTCAAGTTGTTACTGAACTGGCGGCCAAATGAAACAtcaccaaaataaaaacaactgtaaattgtcaaaataattgtcagtctGCTTGTAAATAGCTAAAAATACATCACTCGAACACAACGTTTATTCCCAGTGACTAGTTGCAGTTGCATttcgtattttgtgaaaaaagacaaatttacatgaataaaatggagactgtgcACAAAGTCACTCATATAAAATTAGGGTATAAAAGCTAACCTTCTCTTATATTATGTTAATCGACTGACAACCAGGAACAAACAGCAGAGAAGGGGGAGAGAGATAgaacagacacaagagcatgtAGCTAGGACCATGTGATGTTGCTAATCCACCGATAGAAGACTTGCTACACGCCTACGACAGACTGGCAGTACTGCAGACAATGCCCAAGAGTGGTAGACAAGGTCACTACCCAAAAAGAAAACTGGTATTTACAGCTCTTTTCTTAGATGAACCAATACATcactgtgacatcatcaagtacCAATAGCATTTGACATCAAGTCAGCAGACAAACTGTGACCAGCCAACTCCTCAGTCATGGTCTCTGTGTCAATCAACCTCTAAAGGGCATGACGCCAGCGTGCCAGATTGAGATGAACCAGGAGTGTGCCACACTGGCAGTAGTGAAACTGGTGAAGAGTTATCTCTGGTGACAAAAGCAAGTTCCagctcttcaagatctgtccccaATTGAGTACCTTTGGGAATAACTTGGACGTCATATTCGTCAATTCCAAAATCAGCCATTGATGAGGCAGCTGCTTTCTTAAAGGAATGGCATCGGATCCCTAATCAAGATGTCAGAAGACTCAGCTACTCAGTTTGACGTTGGATTCTGGCCTGCATCAGTACTCAAGATGGCCACACCCAGCACTGAACAAGATGTGCTCCCAGAAAGTTGTAAAAACTGACAGTCGATTCTGCATTGAATACCCCAGTATCATTCATGTGATCTTAGATCACAAGTGGCATCGTAGTACTTCTTCttgttaaacattaaatactGTTCCTGAATGATTGATTTTTGCAATAAAACGTTTATTGTTATGATATTTAACTTAAGTTTTGTTTAAGACCAGGACATTGTTTGGTGCcgtttcttttggacgctaGTTTATAAGTAACTTTGTTCCAGCTCCCACCTAATAATACTAACATGGAATTTTATGTCTTCTTTCTGAATGTCATATTTTTGACAAAGTTCAAAATCAGGGTTCTGTAATTCCATGATTTATTTTATTCAAGGTTTGGCATTTGCATAAATTTGGTAATGTTACACAGTAATATGAGGAATTTCTGTTCACAAACAGCCAAGAGGTTTAAAGATGAGCTTTTAAAAGTATGTATAGTTTCACATTATCTATCTATACATAtgcaatatctttcaacaaatatCAGTGTGGGCTTAACTCAGGAGAGAGAAAAGTACATTGCAATGGCCGGGTTACGAGGGATAAGTGTGGTGgtagaagggagataatcccATGGATGAGTGATTTTATGTTTGCGTCAGGGAGCAAAGGGATTCAAGTTTCCATGTAACTGTTACAATGGAAATGGAGATAAGCAATACAGCATGGTCAGGATATAAGTAAAAATTATACTTATTTGTGCATCATGTCCAAAGAGCATGATGATCTGATGCTCATGGGTACAGATGTCACAGAAGAAACTCAAGATATTTTTGTTACCAAGATTTCTTGAACTGGGTCCAACTCTTCTGCATGAAGCTTCGGAAGATGCCTGGATGGGGACAGTTCAGCACAATCAGTTTGTCGACCAGTTCTGGATGGTAAGCAGTGAAGGACCAGGCAATGGCGCCACCCCAATCATGAGAAACAA includes the following:
- the LOC137278433 gene encoding epoxide hydrolase 4-like, whose translation is MAIEVILVRLISFGLGCFYSTFVLFSLTLGFVKHPIAFFSRKKRDVMPSVLNDPDLGTHGYVHLEDVRIHYVAQGDETKPLMLFLHGFPEFWYSWRYQLREFKKDYRVVAIDLRGYGDSDKPSGIENYQMSKMVADLKQLIPALGYRSCVLVSHDWGGAIAWSFTAYHPELVDKLIVLNCPHPGIFRSFMQKSWTQFKKSWYMFFFQVPCLPELMLKVNDLKAIERIFTGRQGGVTSGKCSAEDIEAYKYAFSRPGAATCAINYYRATTRFPAKKLPKVSCPVLTIWGCKDVALETGLAAAANSVVENHTVKYIEEASHWVMMDTPEQVNKHMADFLK